From a region of the Flavobacterium sediminilitoris genome:
- a CDS encoding DUF3078 domain-containing protein yields MKKILLLLIFVSVNIFAQKTEGELINVTSEAAKKAVDTSYVGWKKAGNFVLLFNQSAFNNEWLGGGTSNVAGNAGLNYDFNYKTPEMIWDNKFIAAYGLTKLKDQPTTKSDDRLEFTSLIGKKAKGYWFYSGFLNFKTQMDSGFLQETDAVTNVTTYTKISHFFSPAYLQAGPGMLWKKSDNLKVNLAPATSRLIFVHKHFTEFGSAFGVDQGKTSRFEFGAAVNAYYKFNIMENVSMENILNLYSNYLDNPQNVDIDYQMNLVMKINKYISTNVAFQAIYDDNAIGAFQIREVFGLGFNYGF; encoded by the coding sequence ATGAAAAAAATCTTATTATTATTAATTTTTGTTTCAGTAAATATTTTTGCTCAAAAAACAGAAGGTGAACTAATTAATGTTACGTCCGAAGCTGCTAAAAAAGCAGTAGATACATCTTATGTAGGATGGAAGAAGGCCGGTAATTTTGTTTTGCTTTTTAATCAATCAGCTTTTAATAATGAATGGCTTGGAGGAGGAACAAGTAATGTTGCAGGGAATGCAGGATTAAATTACGATTTTAATTATAAAACTCCTGAAATGATTTGGGATAATAAATTTATTGCTGCTTATGGTTTAACCAAATTAAAAGATCAACCTACAACAAAATCAGATGATCGTTTAGAATTTACTTCTTTAATAGGTAAGAAAGCAAAAGGATATTGGTTTTATTCAGGTTTTTTAAACTTTAAAACTCAAATGGACTCTGGTTTTCTTCAAGAAACAGATGCAGTTACAAATGTTACTACTTATACAAAAATATCTCATTTTTTCTCTCCAGCATATTTACAAGCTGGACCAGGTATGTTATGGAAAAAAAGTGATAATCTAAAAGTAAATTTAGCTCCAGCTACTTCACGTTTAATATTTGTTCATAAACATTTTACAGAGTTTGGTTCTGCATTTGGTGTTGATCAAGGGAAAACATCTCGTTTTGAATTTGGTGCGGCTGTAAATGCATATTATAAATTTAATATTATGGAAAATGTTTCAATGGAAAACATATTAAATTTATATTCTAATTATTTAGATAACCCTCAAAATGTTGATATTGATTATCAAATGAATTTAGTAATGAAAATTAATAAATATATATCTACTAATGTTGCTTTTCAAGCTATTTATGATGATAATGCAATTGGAGCTTTTCAAATCAGAGAAGTATTTGGTTTAGGGTTCAACTACGGATTTTAA
- a CDS encoding DUF2480 family protein: MEKDIINKVANSKLEVFDLEDYFPKEEIVTIDISQWLYEGFILKEKDFRELLKSFDWSIYSEKGIVLFCSTDAILPAWTFALVASYLIPFAKQIIHGNEHDYLLLHYNKVLESIDFSNYQDKPVILKGCSKKPVPNAIYTLAIQKLYPFSKSVMFGEACSAVPLYKSNLK, encoded by the coding sequence ATGGAAAAAGATATTATAAATAAAGTAGCAAATAGTAAGCTTGAAGTTTTTGATTTAGAAGATTATTTTCCAAAAGAAGAAATCGTTACTATAGATATTTCTCAGTGGCTTTATGAAGGTTTTATTTTGAAAGAAAAAGATTTTCGAGAGCTATTAAAATCATTTGATTGGTCAATTTATTCAGAAAAAGGAATAGTTCTTTTTTGTAGTACAGATGCAATATTACCTGCATGGACTTTTGCTTTAGTAGCTTCATATTTAATTCCTTTTGCCAAACAAATTATACACGGAAATGAGCATGATTATTTATTACTTCATTATAATAAAGTTTTAGAATCAATTGATTTTTCAAATTATCAAGATAAACCAGTTATTTTAAAAGGATGCTCTAAAAAACCTGTTCCAAATGCAATTTACACATTGGCAATTCAAAAATTATATCCTTTTTCAAAGAGTGTAATGTTTGGTGAAGCTTGTTCTGCCGTGCCTTTGTATAAATCTAATTTGAAGTAA
- a CDS encoding ABC transporter ATP-binding protein, translating into MARFQPKSLNDNQKIGLKSTFNSLFFIPRFFKEIWKTNKKLFFASAFCRLIAALLPVIILWIGKIIIDEIIRITTNSETDYSELWKYVVIEFILIVLSDLVSRAISLTDGILGDQYNIQTSIQIIKKTNEIDISLLENSEFYDKLERARTQTMGRVDLMSNVLGQAQTTISIITLIAGLIYFEPYLIILLILSIIPSFINEVRFSQQQYSLARSWTTERRELDYLRFIGANDKTAKEIKLFGLTDFVVERFQVLANRYFNLNKKLVIKRSSYGFLFNVLGSISYYAAYVFIIYRVLSGVITLGELTFLSGSFNRLMKSLQDFFSKFTRISESALYLKDYFDFIDISSEPKHSEDIPLPKTIQKGFEFKNVYFAYPESEHQILKDISFTINAGEKIAFVGQNGAGKTTLTKLLLRFYEPTSGEILLDGVNINRYNKSDYQAFFGVLFQDFFRYEFTVKENIAIGKIDEIQNIERIEKAAKLSLADEVVSELVLGYEQQLGKRFVKGQELSGGQWQKIALARAYMKNAEVMILDEPTSALDAKAESEVFERFIHLIENKTSVIISHRFSTVRQADRILVLENGKILEAGTHEELMKNNKLYAELFTLQAEGYQ; encoded by the coding sequence ATGGCACGTTTTCAACCAAAATCTTTAAACGACAATCAAAAAATCGGATTAAAATCTACTTTTAATTCGCTTTTTTTTATACCTCGTTTTTTTAAAGAAATTTGGAAGACAAATAAAAAATTGTTTTTTGCATCTGCTTTTTGTAGACTAATTGCTGCTCTTCTTCCAGTAATAATTCTATGGATTGGTAAAATTATAATTGATGAAATTATAAGAATTACAACAAATTCAGAAACAGATTATTCAGAACTTTGGAAGTATGTTGTAATAGAGTTTATTCTGATTGTTTTGTCAGATTTAGTTAGTAGAGCTATTTCGTTAACAGATGGAATATTAGGAGATCAGTATAACATTCAAACTTCAATTCAAATTATTAAAAAGACTAATGAAATAGATATTAGCCTTCTTGAAAATTCTGAATTTTATGACAAACTAGAAAGAGCAAGAACTCAAACAATGGGTCGTGTTGATTTAATGTCAAATGTTTTAGGTCAGGCTCAAACAACAATTTCGATTATTACCTTAATTGCAGGGTTAATTTATTTTGAACCGTATTTAATTATTTTATTAATATTGAGTATCATTCCATCATTTATTAATGAAGTACGCTTTAGTCAACAACAATATTCATTAGCCAGAAGTTGGACAACTGAAAGAAGGGAATTAGATTATCTTCGGTTTATAGGAGCTAATGATAAAACAGCAAAAGAGATAAAACTTTTTGGGTTGACTGATTTTGTAGTCGAACGCTTTCAAGTTTTAGCGAATAGGTATTTTAATCTAAATAAAAAATTAGTTATTAAAAGATCAAGTTATGGTTTTTTATTTAATGTTTTAGGTTCTATTAGTTATTATGCTGCTTATGTTTTTATTATCTATCGTGTTTTATCTGGTGTAATTACATTAGGTGAATTAACGTTTTTATCAGGAAGTTTTAATCGATTAATGAAAAGTTTGCAAGACTTTTTTTCAAAGTTTACTAGAATCTCTGAAAGCGCTTTATACTTAAAAGATTATTTTGATTTTATCGATATTTCTTCCGAACCAAAGCATAGCGAAGATATTCCGTTGCCAAAAACAATTCAGAAAGGATTTGAGTTTAAAAATGTTTATTTCGCATATCCAGAATCGGAACATCAAATATTAAAAGATATAAGTTTTACTATAAATGCAGGAGAGAAAATCGCATTTGTTGGGCAAAATGGAGCAGGGAAAACAACTTTAACAAAATTATTGCTTCGTTTTTATGAACCTACTTCAGGAGAAATTTTGTTAGATGGAGTCAATATAAATCGATATAATAAAAGCGATTATCAAGCTTTTTTTGGTGTTTTATTTCAAGATTTTTTTCGTTACGAATTTACGGTTAAAGAAAATATTGCAATTGGAAAGATTGATGAAATTCAAAATATTGAACGAATTGAAAAAGCAGCAAAACTTAGTTTGGCAGATGAAGTAGTTTCTGAATTAGTTTTAGGCTATGAACAACAATTAGGAAAACGTTTTGTAAAAGGTCAGGAATTATCTGGTGGACAATGGCAAAAAATTGCATTAGCAAGGGCATATATGAAAAATGCTGAGGTAATGATTTTAGATGAGCCAACATCGGCTCTTGATGCAAAAGCAGAAAGTGAAGTTTTTGAACGCTTTATACATTTAATTGAAAATAAAACAAGTGTAATTATATCACATCGTTTTAGTACTGTTCGTCAAGCAGATAGAATTTTAGTTTTAGAAAACGGTAAAATTTTAGAAGCAGGAACTCATGAAGAACTCATGAAAAATAATAAATTGTACGCAGAATTATTTACCCTTCAAGCAGAAGGATATCAATAA
- a CDS encoding SUF system Fe-S cluster assembly protein, with the protein MEEFNDTINLGENVVKVLKSIYDPEIPVDIYELGLIYDVMINEDNDVKILMTLTSPNCPVAESLPLEVEEKVKSIDEVKTCEVEITFDPPWSKDLMSEEAKLELGML; encoded by the coding sequence ATGGAAGAATTTAACGATACAATTAATTTAGGAGAAAACGTTGTAAAGGTTTTGAAAAGCATTTATGATCCAGAAATTCCAGTTGATATATATGAATTAGGATTAATTTATGATGTGATGATTAATGAAGATAATGATGTAAAAATATTAATGACACTAACATCACCTAATTGTCCTGTTGCAGAATCATTACCTTTAGAAGTTGAAGAAAAAGTAAAATCTATTGATGAGGTAAAAACTTGTGAAGTAGAAATCACTTTTGATCCACCATGGAGTAAAGATTTAATGAGTGAAGAAGCAAAATTAGAATTAGGAATGCTTTAA
- a CDS encoding SufE family protein, with amino-acid sequence MTIEAIQEEIIDEFSMFDDWMQRYEYIIELGKTLPLIDEQYKTEENIIKGCQSKVWVHGEVNDGNIVFTADSDAILTKGIIAILIRVFSNKTPQEILEANTNFIDEIGLKEHLSPTRANGLVSMIKQIKMYALAFQAKQ; translated from the coding sequence ATGACAATAGAAGCCATACAAGAAGAAATTATAGATGAGTTTTCTATGTTTGATGATTGGATGCAACGTTATGAATATATAATAGAATTAGGAAAAACGTTACCATTAATTGATGAACAATATAAAACTGAAGAAAATATTATTAAAGGATGTCAATCTAAAGTTTGGGTTCATGGAGAAGTGAATGATGGAAATATCGTTTTTACTGCTGATAGTGATGCCATTTTAACAAAAGGAATTATAGCTATTTTGATTCGTGTTTTTTCTAATAAAACACCTCAAGAAATTTTAGAAGCAAATACTAATTTTATAGATGAAATAGGGTTAAAAGAACATTTATCTCCAACAAGAGCTAACGGATTAGTATCAATGATAAAGCAAATAAAAATGTACGCTTTAGCATTTCAAGCAAAACAATAA
- a CDS encoding aminotransferase class V-fold PLP-dependent enzyme, with translation MFDVQKIRADFPILSQQVNGKPLIYFDNGATSQTPQVVIDTIVDYYSRYNANIHRGVHTLSQLATDAYEEARFKIQKHFNAKHNYEIILTSGTTESINLVANGFASILQKGDEIIVSALEHHSNIVPWQMICENTGAILKVIPMSLEGELIMEEYDKLLSNKTKLVFCNHISNALGTLNPIEYIINKAHEVGAAVLIDGAQACPHLKPDVQVLDVDFYVTSAHKMCGPTGVGMLYGKEEWLRKLPPYKGGGEMIATVTFEKTTYADLPHKFEAGTPNICGGIAFGAAIDYMNAIGFDNISAYEHELLVHGTEKLQEIEGVTIYGPKDLTKKASVISFNINGIHPYDIGTIIDKLGIAVRTGHHCAQPIMDFYKIPGTIRASFAFYNTKEEIDIFVEAVKKAKMMLS, from the coding sequence ATGTTTGATGTTCAAAAAATAAGAGCCGATTTTCCAATTCTTTCTCAGCAAGTAAATGGAAAACCTTTAATATATTTCGATAACGGTGCCACTTCTCAAACTCCTCAAGTAGTAATAGATACTATTGTTGATTATTATTCAAGATATAATGCTAATATTCATCGTGGAGTGCATACACTTAGTCAATTAGCAACAGACGCTTATGAAGAAGCGCGTTTTAAAATTCAAAAGCATTTTAATGCAAAGCATAACTACGAAATAATTCTAACTTCTGGAACGACAGAAAGTATAAATTTGGTTGCGAATGGCTTTGCATCAATTTTACAAAAAGGAGATGAAATTATTGTTTCTGCATTGGAACACCATAGTAATATTGTGCCTTGGCAAATGATTTGTGAAAACACAGGTGCTATTTTGAAAGTGATTCCGATGAGTTTAGAAGGTGAATTAATTATGGAGGAATATGATAAATTACTTTCAAATAAAACGAAACTAGTTTTTTGTAATCATATTTCAAATGCTTTGGGTACTTTAAATCCAATAGAATATATTATAAATAAAGCACATGAAGTTGGCGCTGCTGTTTTAATTGATGGAGCACAAGCTTGTCCTCATTTAAAACCAGATGTTCAAGTATTAGATGTTGATTTTTACGTGACTTCTGCTCATAAAATGTGTGGTCCAACAGGTGTTGGAATGTTGTATGGAAAAGAAGAATGGTTGCGAAAATTACCTCCTTATAAAGGTGGAGGAGAAATGATTGCAACTGTAACGTTTGAAAAAACAACGTATGCAGATTTGCCTCATAAATTTGAAGCAGGAACACCAAATATTTGTGGTGGAATTGCTTTTGGTGCAGCTATAGATTATATGAATGCAATTGGGTTTGATAATATTTCGGCTTATGAGCATGAATTATTAGTACATGGAACAGAGAAACTTCAAGAAATTGAAGGAGTTACTATTTATGGACCAAAAGACTTAACAAAGAAAGCATCCGTAATTTCATTTAATATTAATGGAATTCACCCTTATGATATTGGCACGATTATAGATAAACTAGGTATAGCGGTGCGCACAGGACATCATTGTGCACAGCCTATAATGGATTTTTACAAAATACCAGGTACAATAAGGGCTAGTTTTGCGTTTTATAATACTAAGGAAGAAATTGATATATTTGTAGAAGCCGTAAAAAAAGCAAAAATGATGTTATCATAA
- the sufD gene encoding Fe-S cluster assembly protein SufD: MDLKDKLLSSYIALEEKIDMDSNLHDVRNQAIKNFEAKGFPTKKEEEWKYTSLNAVLKNDFSVFPKHENAIEFPAVKKYFLHEIDTYKLVFIDGKFSSFLSSTTHEGIDVCLLSSVLTKPKYRLVLETYFNQIAKKDESLTSLNTAFAQEGAFINIPKSKVADKPIEIVYFSTGTEAALMVQPRNLIVVGENAHVQIIERHQSLNENPVLTNSVTEIFAQKRANVDYYKIQNDVQTANLIDNTYIAQKQESRVAVHTFSFGGNITRNNLNFYHQGERIDSTLKGITIIGDKQHVDHFTLVHHAQPNCESHQNYKGIFGDSSTGVFNGKIYVEKEAQKTDAFQQNNNILISEKATINAKPQLEIFADDVKCSHGCTIGQLDEGAMFYMQQRGIPKKEARALLMYAFSNEVIESIKIPELKQRITKIIATKLGVKMGFEL, translated from the coding sequence ATGGATTTAAAAGATAAATTACTTTCGTCATACATTGCATTAGAAGAAAAAATAGACATGGATTCTAATTTACATGATGTACGTAACCAAGCTATAAAAAACTTCGAAGCTAAAGGATTTCCTACTAAAAAAGAAGAAGAATGGAAGTATACTTCATTAAATGCTGTGTTGAAAAATGATTTTTCTGTTTTTCCGAAACACGAAAATGCAATTGAATTTCCAGCAGTAAAAAAATATTTTCTTCACGAAATAGATACTTATAAATTAGTGTTTATTGATGGTAAATTCAGCTCATTTTTATCTTCAACAACACATGAAGGAATCGATGTTTGTTTGTTATCATCAGTGTTGACAAAACCAAAATATAGATTAGTTCTAGAAACATATTTCAATCAAATAGCTAAAAAGGACGAATCATTAACGTCATTAAATACAGCATTTGCACAAGAAGGAGCTTTTATTAATATACCAAAAAGTAAAGTTGCAGATAAACCTATTGAAATAGTTTATTTTTCTACGGGAACAGAAGCAGCCTTAATGGTGCAACCAAGAAATCTAATTGTAGTTGGAGAAAATGCACATGTTCAAATAATAGAACGTCATCAAAGCTTAAACGAGAACCCAGTTTTAACAAATTCTGTAACAGAAATTTTTGCACAAAAAAGAGCTAATGTAGATTATTATAAAATCCAAAATGATGTACAAACGGCTAATTTAATTGATAATACGTACATTGCTCAGAAACAAGAAAGTAGAGTAGCTGTTCATACTTTCTCTTTTGGAGGAAATATCACAAGAAACAATTTGAATTTCTATCATCAAGGAGAACGAATAGATTCTACTTTGAAAGGAATTACAATTATTGGAGATAAACAACATGTTGATCATTTTACTTTAGTGCATCATGCACAACCAAATTGCGAAAGTCATCAAAATTACAAAGGTATTTTTGGAGATAGTTCAACAGGTGTGTTTAATGGTAAAATATATGTTGAAAAAGAGGCGCAAAAAACAGATGCTTTTCAGCAAAATAATAATATTCTAATTAGTGAAAAGGCAACAATTAACGCTAAACCGCAATTAGAAATTTTTGCAGATGATGTAAAATGTTCTCATGGTTGCACAATTGGCCAATTAGATGAAGGCGCTATGTTTTACATGCAACAACGTGGTATCCCTAAAAAAGAAGCCCGTGCATTGTTAATGTATGCTTTTTCTAATGAAGTAATTGAAAGTATAAAAATACCAGAATTAAAACAAAGAATCACAAAAATTATAGCTACCAAGTTAGGCGTTAAAATGGGATTTGAGTTGTAA
- the sufC gene encoding Fe-S cluster assembly ATPase SufC, with amino-acid sequence MLQIKNLHASVEDKAILKGINLEVKAGEVHAIMGPNGAGKSTLSSIIAGNENYEVSEGEIFLDDEEISELAPEERAHKGIFLSFQYPVEIPGVSVTNFIKTAINESRKAKGLEDMPANEMLKKIREKSELLEMDKKFLSRSLNEGFSGGEKKRNEIFQMAMLEPKVAILDETDSGLDIDALRIVANGVNKLKSKDNAVVVITHYQRLLEYIVPDFVHVLMDGKIVKSGDASLALELEERGYDWIKAELV; translated from the coding sequence ATGTTACAAATTAAAAATTTACACGCTTCAGTTGAAGATAAAGCAATATTAAAAGGTATAAATCTTGAAGTTAAGGCAGGCGAAGTACATGCTATAATGGGACCAAATGGTGCTGGAAAATCAACGCTATCTTCTATTATAGCTGGAAATGAAAATTATGAAGTTTCTGAAGGGGAAATTTTTCTTGATGATGAGGAAATATCAGAATTAGCACCAGAAGAAAGAGCACATAAAGGGATTTTCTTGTCTTTTCAGTATCCTGTTGAAATTCCAGGCGTTTCGGTAACTAACTTTATCAAAACAGCTATCAATGAAAGTAGAAAAGCAAAAGGACTTGAAGATATGCCTGCTAATGAAATGTTGAAGAAAATACGTGAAAAATCAGAATTGTTAGAAATGGATAAAAAATTCCTTTCTCGTTCTTTAAATGAAGGGTTTTCTGGAGGAGAAAAGAAACGTAATGAAATTTTTCAAATGGCAATGTTAGAACCTAAAGTAGCTATTCTTGATGAAACAGATTCTGGACTAGATATTGATGCTTTACGTATTGTTGCAAATGGAGTTAACAAATTAAAAAGTAAAGATAATGCTGTTGTTGTAATTACGCATTATCAACGATTATTAGAATATATTGTTCCTGATTTTGTTCATGTTTTAATGGATGGAAAAATAGTTAAATCTGGAGATGCTTCTTTAGCTTTAGAGTTGGAAGAAAGAGGATATGACTGGATAAAAGCAGAATTAGTGTAA
- a CDS encoding flavodoxin family protein produces the protein MSKSVIIIGSSRKNGNTTRIADAIADQYNIDIINLSDYNFSYYDYESKNKNDDFFILIKSIIEKYDTLIFATPVYWYSMSGIMKVFFDRFSDLLRIEKETGRKLRGKNMAVISNSHDDELENDFYIPFQKSADYLGIKYLGEKHFNADTPKEKQNLELAFI, from the coding sequence ATGAGTAAATCAGTAATTATAATTGGTTCGTCTCGTAAAAATGGAAATACAACAAGAATAGCTGATGCGATTGCTGACCAATATAATATAGATATAATAAACTTGAGTGATTATAATTTTTCTTATTATGATTATGAAAGTAAAAATAAAAATGATGATTTTTTCATACTAATAAAAAGTATAATTGAAAAGTACGATACTTTGATTTTTGCAACACCAGTATATTGGTATAGTATGAGTGGAATAATGAAAGTGTTTTTTGACCGCTTTTCCGATTTATTGCGAATTGAAAAAGAAACAGGCAGAAAATTAAGAGGAAAAAACATGGCAGTCATTTCAAATTCACATGATGACGAATTAGAAAATGATTTTTATATTCCTTTTCAAAAATCAGCAGATTATTTAGGAATAAAATATTTAGGCGAAAAACATTTTAATGCAGATACGCCAAAAGAAAAACAAAATTTAGAATTAGCTTTTATATAA
- the sufB gene encoding Fe-S cluster assembly protein SufB, producing MNKYTEDDLKVELQNKEYEYGFYTDIESETFPIGLNEDIVRAISKKKNEPEWMTDWRLEAYRAWEEMIEPEWANVHYTKPDFQAISYYSAPKKADPNKTLDDVDPELLEMYKKLGISVDEQKKINNVAIDIVVDSVSVATTFKKTLAEKGIIFMSISEAIQEYPELVRKYLGTVVPQKDNFYAALNSAVFSDGSFCYIPKGVRCPMELSTYFRINQGGTGQFERTLVIADEGSYVSYLEGCTAPSRDENQLHAAVVELIALDNAEIKYSTVQNWFPGNKEGKGGVYNFVTKRGICEKNAKISWTQVETGSAVTWKYPSCILKGDNSIGEFYSIAVTNNYQQADTGTKMVHLGKNTKSTIISKGISAGKSQNSYRGLVQISSRAENARNFSQCDSLLMGNECGAHTFPYIESKNASAKIEHEATTSKIGEDQVFYCNQRGIPTEKAIALIVNGFSKEVLNKLPMEFAVEAQKLLEISLEGSVG from the coding sequence ATGAATAAATATACTGAAGACGACTTAAAAGTCGAATTACAAAACAAAGAATACGAATACGGATTTTATACTGATATAGAATCGGAAACGTTTCCTATTGGTTTAAATGAAGATATAGTTAGAGCAATATCAAAAAAGAAAAATGAACCAGAATGGATGACAGACTGGAGATTAGAAGCTTATAGAGCTTGGGAAGAAATGATAGAACCAGAATGGGCAAACGTGCATTATACTAAACCCGATTTCCAAGCTATTTCGTATTATTCTGCACCTAAAAAAGCAGATCCAAATAAGACGTTAGATGATGTTGATCCAGAACTTTTAGAAATGTATAAAAAGTTAGGGATTTCAGTTGACGAACAGAAAAAAATAAACAATGTTGCTATTGACATTGTAGTTGATTCTGTCTCAGTAGCTACAACTTTTAAGAAAACACTAGCAGAAAAAGGAATTATTTTTATGAGTATTTCTGAGGCAATTCAGGAATATCCAGAATTAGTTCGTAAATATTTAGGAACAGTTGTTCCGCAAAAGGATAATTTTTATGCAGCATTAAATTCAGCTGTTTTTTCAGATGGTAGTTTTTGTTATATTCCAAAAGGAGTTCGTTGTCCAATGGAATTATCAACATATTTCCGTATTAATCAAGGAGGAACGGGACAGTTTGAAAGAACACTAGTAATTGCTGACGAGGGAAGTTATGTTTCATATCTTGAAGGTTGTACTGCTCCAAGTCGTGATGAAAATCAATTGCACGCAGCAGTTGTAGAATTAATTGCTTTAGATAATGCAGAAATAAAATATTCAACTGTTCAAAATTGGTTTCCTGGTAATAAAGAAGGAAAAGGTGGTGTTTATAATTTTGTAACCAAGAGAGGTATATGTGAGAAAAATGCAAAAATATCTTGGACACAAGTAGAAACAGGTTCGGCAGTAACTTGGAAATACCCTTCTTGTATTTTGAAAGGAGATAATTCAATAGGTGAGTTTTACTCAATTGCAGTTACTAATAATTACCAACAAGCAGATACTGGTACAAAAATGGTACATTTAGGGAAAAACACTAAATCTACTATTATATCAAAAGGAATTTCTGCTGGGAAGTCGCAAAATAGCTATAGAGGGTTAGTGCAAATTTCATCAAGAGCTGAAAATGCACGAAACTTTTCTCAATGTGATAGTTTGTTAATGGGTAATGAATGTGGAGCACATACTTTTCCTTATATTGAAAGTAAAAATGCATCTGCAAAAATAGAACATGAAGCAACTACTTCAAAAATTGGAGAAGATCAAGTTTTTTATTGCAATCAAAGAGGAATTCCAACAGAAAAAGCGATTGCGCTAATTGTAAATGGATTCAGTAAAGAAGTTTTAAATAAATTACCAATGGAATTTGCTGTTGAAGCTCAAAAACTATTGGAAATTTCATTAGAAGGTTCAGTTGGATAA
- a CDS encoding HesB/IscA family protein, with protein sequence MIKVSDTASKKIVEMMKDDGFDATQDYVRVGVKSGGCSGLSYELKFDKELGENDKVFEDNNIKIAVEKKSFLYLVGTILEFSGGLNGKGFVFNNPNAQRTCGCGESFSL encoded by the coding sequence ATGATTAAAGTATCTGATACAGCTAGTAAAAAAATAGTTGAAATGATGAAAGACGACGGCTTTGATGCTACTCAAGATTATGTTAGAGTTGGTGTTAAAAGTGGTGGTTGCTCTGGTTTGTCTTATGAATTAAAATTTGACAAAGAATTAGGTGAAAATGATAAGGTTTTTGAAGATAATAATATTAAGATAGCGGTAGAGAAAAAAAGTTTTTTATACCTTGTTGGAACAATATTAGAATTTTCAGGAGGTTTAAACGGAAAAGGTTTCGTTTTTAATAATCCAAATGCACAACGTACTTGTGGTTGCGGAGAATCTTTTTCACTTTAA
- a CDS encoding MBL fold metallo-hydrolase: protein MNLYPIESGNFKLDGGAMFGVVPKTIWNRTNPADENNLIDIAARCLLIENGNRLILIDTGMGNKQSDKFFGYYSLWGNHSLDKSLQEKGFHRDDITDVFMTHLHFDHCGGSVIWNKNKTGYEVGFKNAKFWTNENHWDWATNPNSREKASFLKENILPIEESGQLNFISRAENGFLEKSDLGFGIFFADGHTEKQMIPMINYNGKTICFMADLLPTLGHIPLPYVTGYDTRPLLSMNEKDIFLKKAVENNYYLFLEHDAHNQIITVQNTEKGVRLKEIFTCDEILK from the coding sequence ATGAATCTTTACCCTATTGAATCTGGTAATTTCAAATTAGATGGTGGTGCCATGTTTGGTGTTGTACCAAAAACTATTTGGAATAGAACAAATCCTGCCGATGAAAATAACTTAATTGACATTGCAGCTCGTTGTTTATTAATTGAAAATGGAAATCGATTAATTTTAATTGATACTGGAATGGGGAACAAACAATCTGATAAGTTCTTTGGATATTATTCTTTATGGGGAAATCATTCTCTTGATAAGTCTTTACAAGAAAAAGGGTTTCATAGAGATGATATTACAGATGTTTTCATGACACATTTACATTTTGATCATTGTGGAGGAAGTGTTATATGGAATAAAAACAAAACGGGTTATGAGGTTGGATTCAAAAATGCTAAATTTTGGACAAATGAAAATCACTGGGATTGGGCAACAAATCCAAATTCTCGTGAGAAAGCTTCATTCTTAAAAGAAAACATTTTACCTATTGAAGAAAGTGGTCAATTAAACTTTATTTCAAGAGCAGAAAATGGATTTTTAGAAAAAAGCGATTTAGGATTTGGCATATTCTTTGCCGATGGTCACACTGAAAAACAAATGATTCCAATGATTAATTATAACGGAAAAACTATTTGTTTTATGGCTGATTTATTACCAACTTTAGGACATATCCCTCTTCCATACGTTACTGGTTATGATACTAGGCCTTTACTATCAATGAATGAAAAAGATATTTTTTTAAAGAAAGCTGTAGAAAACAATTACTATTTATTTCTAGAACACGATGCTCATAATCAAATTATAACTGTTCAAAATACAGAAAAAGGTGTTCGGTTAAAAGAAATTTTCACATGCGATGAAATCTTAAAATAG